The proteins below come from a single Eucalyptus grandis isolate ANBG69807.140 chromosome 3, ASM1654582v1, whole genome shotgun sequence genomic window:
- the LOC104439085 gene encoding LOW QUALITY PROTEIN: leucine-rich repeat extensin-like protein 4 (The sequence of the model RefSeq protein was modified relative to this genomic sequence to represent the inferred CDS: inserted 2 bases in 2 codons; deleted 3 bases in 2 codons) translates to MKKQTHLFLVSSFLLLLLCASCSAAEHLRLSSFHGGSGGGGGLLSDAEAMYIKQRQLLYYRDEFGDRGENVSVDPSLKFENPRIRSAYIALQAWKEAILSDPKNYTADWVGSDVCNYTGVYCAPAIDDPKIRTVAGVDLNHGDIAGYLPEELGLLADLALFHINSNRFCGTVPHKFDRLKLLFELDLSNNRFAGKFPAVVLRLPSLKFLDLRFNEFEGTVPKELFDKDLDAIFINDNRFRFELPDNFGNSPVSVIVLANNKFHGCVPSSLVNMSNLNEIIFMNNGLRSCLPTQVGKLKNVTVFDFSHNELVGPLPDGVAKMVSLEQLNVAHNLLSGKIPAGICTLPRLENFTYSYNFFTGEPPSCLRLPDFDDRRNCLPNRPLQRSPAQCKSFLSKPVDCGSFRCAPFVPSLPPPPPPSPPVVISRPPPPPPLCIPPPPPPPVHSPPPPPPPVFSPPPPPPSPPPPVHSPPPPPPPPPPVYSPPPPPPPPPPPPPPPPPVYSPASSPAISPPPSPPPPSPPPPVYLPPPPPSPPPPSPSPXPPIYCPRPPPPPPPSSPPPPAPVYSPPPPPSPTPYYYSSPPPPPPPXHSPPPPPHSPPPPPHSPPPPFYPHPSPPPPSPSPPPPVHSPPPPSPPPCIEPPPPPPPPCVEYSPPPPSPSPPPPIHHLPPPSPSPPPPPVYKSPPPPPPPQYIRPHLHPHGISVPTSTPTSSSPFTPTTSSLQFTPPPIPCETPPPSPSPPPPAPVYEGPLPPVVGVSYASPPPPPFY, encoded by the exons ATGAAGAAGCAGACCCATCTCTTCCTcgtctcctccttcctcctcctcctcctctgcgcCTCCTGCTCCGCCGCGGAGCACCTCCGCCTGAGCTCCTTCCatggcggcagcggcggcggcggcggcctcctCAGCGACGCCGAGGCCATGTACATCAAGCAGCGCCAGCTGCTGTACTACCGGGACGAGTTCGGGGACCGCGGGGAGAACGTCAGCGTCGACCCGTCGCTCAAGTTCGAGAACCCACGGATCCGGAGCGCCTACATAGCCCTCCAGGCGTGGAAGGAGGCCATCCTGTCGGACCCCAAGAACTACACCGCCGACTGGGTCGGATCTGACGTGTGCAACTACACGGGCGTGTACTGCGCGCCCGCCATCGACGACCCCAAGATCCGCACCGTCGCCGGCGTCGACCTCAACCACGGCGACATCGCCGGGTACCTCCCGGAGGAGCTCGGTCTCCTCGCCGACCTGGCATTGTTCCACATCAACTCCAACCGCTTCTGCGGCACGGTGCCCCACAAGTTCGACCGCCTGAAGCTGCTCTTCGAGCTGGATCTGAGCAACAACCGCTTCGCCGGCAAGTTCCCGGCGGTGGTCCTGAGGCTGCCGTCGCTCAAGTTCCTGGATCTGCGGTTCAACGAGTTCGAAGGCACCGTCCCCAAGGAGCTCTTCGACAAGGACCTGGACGCCATCTTCATCAACGACAACCGCTTCCGCTTCGAGCTCCCCGACAATTTCGGCAACTCCCCCGTCTCCGTCATCGTCCTCGCCAACAACAAGTTCCACGGCTGCGTCCCCTCCAGCCTTGTCAACATGTCCAACCTCAACGAGATCATCTTCATGAACAATGGGCTCAGGTCTTGCCTGCCCACCCAGGTCGGCAAGCTCAAGAACGTGACGGTCTTCGACTTCAGCCACAACGAGCTGGTTGGCCCGCTGCCGGACGGCGTCGCGAAAATGGTGAGCTTGGAGCAGCTCAATGTGGCTCACAACCTGCTGTCCGGCAAGATTCCCGCCGGCATCTGCACCTTGCCCCGGTTGGAGAACTTCACTTACTCGTACAATTTCTTCACCGGCGAGCCGCCGTCGTGCTTGAGGCTGCCGGACTTCGACGATCGGCGGAACTGCCTGCCGAATCGGCCGTTGCAGAGGTCGCCGGCGCAATGTAAGTCGTTCCTGTCCAAGCCTGTGGATTGTGGCTCCTTCCGGTGCGCTCCTTTCGTGCCTTCtctgccgccgcctcctccgccgtcgcctccgGTGGTCATCTCAAGGCCCCCGCCCCCACCACCCCTGTGcatt cctcctccgccgccgccaccagtCCACTCACCTCCGCCACCGCCCCCACCAGTTTTctcgcctccgccaccgccgccatccccgccgccgccggttcACTCACCTCCCCCACCTCCACCGCCCCCGCCACCAGTTTACTCACCTCCCCCGCCGCCTCCACCAcccccgccgccaccaccacctcctccacctGTTTACTCTCCC GCCTCCTCCCCCGCCATCTCCCCGCCGCCTTCTCCACCGCCGCCGTCACCTCCGCCACCCGTTTACttgcctccacctccgccgtcgcctccgCCTCCTTCACCATCAC CTCCGCCAATTTACTGTCCCAgaccaccacctcctccaccgCCAAGCTCGCCTCCGCCGCCAGCTCCAGTATACTCacccccgccgccgccctcaCCCACTCCTTACTACTATAGTTCAcctccaccgccgcctcctc aCCATTCACCACCACCTCCGCCCcactcaccaccaccacctccacatTCACCTCCTCCGCCATTCTATCCTCATCCTTCCCCACCTCCTCCgtcaccatcaccaccaccacctgtCCATTCTCCtccaccgccgtcgccaccaCCTTGTATAGagcctccaccaccacctccgccTCCATGTGTTGAATATTCACCCCCTCCACCCTcaccctcgccgccaccgccgatcCATCACTTGCCGCCACCATCTCCttcaccaccacctccaccagtCTATAAatcaccaccaccgccaccaccccCACAGTATATCCGTCCCCACCTCCACCCCCACGGTATATCCGTCCCCACCTCCACCCCCACCAGTTCATCACCATTCACCCCCACCACCAGTTCATTACAGTTCACCCCACCGCCAATCCCGTGCGAGACCCCGCCCCCATCTCCCTCGCCGCCACCTCCGGCACCAGTATACGAAGGGCCTCTGCCGCCGGTCGTCGGAGTTTCATACGCCTCCCCTCCTCCACCACCCTTCTATTGa